The Euphorbia lathyris chromosome 2, ddEupLath1.1, whole genome shotgun sequence genome includes a window with the following:
- the LOC136220145 gene encoding uncharacterized protein — protein sequence MSREKSGFDALSDSLGNLNVQESCSSSSGQEDLTSGSDSGDLQVTCFTEIVDEVTLHFQIIRLPKQIYAWVSCNSAKLGHLYAAAPTRPNNTASVSCLLGGTSDNTGSGIARRLVLKTGLNIILACNIPKNSPMLEANAERKLVEKLIYLGYTKPKSAVL from the exons ATGAGCCGCGAAAAGTCTGGATTTGATGCGTTAAGCGACTCTCTGGGAAATCTCAATGTCCAAGAATCGTGTTCTTCATCTTCCGGTCAAGAGGACCTCACTAGTGGTAGCGATTCCGGTGACTTGCAGGTCACCTGTTTCACTGAAATCGTCGATGAAGTTACCCTTCATTTCCAGATCATCCGCCTTCCCAAACAG ATATATGCTTGGGTGAGCTGCAACTCCGCTAAATTAGGTCATTTGTATGCGGCTGCTCCAACTCGGCCG AATAATACGGCTAGTGTTTCTTGTTTACTTGGAGGAACATCTGATAATACAGGATCCGGGATTGCTCGACGATTAG TGTTAAAGACTGGCCTTAATATTATTCTAGCTTGTAATATCCCTAAGAACAGTCCCATGCTTGAG GCCAATGCAGAGAGGAAGTTGGTGGAGAAGCTAATTTATCTGGGGTATACAAAGCCAAAATCTGCAGTCTTGTAA
- the LOC136220146 gene encoding uncharacterized protein — translation MDSDAQADNLPDYYMLQIKNFSALIGEVNKYESAIFEAKGYKWKLVIYPKGNGLKEVKHHISLYLELIEKLEPDQMVYAVFRLYLLDQKNNNDFVLPGTFLSLHFAKRIYFIICCNGPHNSQTWTFSVDRF, via the exons ATGGATTCTGATGCTCAAGCTG ATAACTTACCAGATTATTACATGCTCCAGATAAAGAATTTTTCAGCCTTAATTGGTGAAGTGAATAAATACGAATCAGCAATTTTTGAAGCTAAAGGCTACAAATG GAAATTGGTTATTTACCCGAAAGGAAATGGATTGAAGGAGGTGAAACATCACATATCTCTCTACCTAGAATTGATAGAGAAACTCGAGCCTGATCAAATGGTCTATGCTGTTTTCAGATTGTATTTGCTTGATCAGAAGAATAACAATGACTTCGTACTCCCAGGCACATTTTTGAGTCTTCACTTTGCAAAgagaatatattttattatttgttgCAATGGGCCACATAATTCTCAAACTTGGACCTTTTCAGTTGATAGATTTTAG
- the LOC136220144 gene encoding MATH domain and coiled-coil domain-containing protein At3g58210-like translates to MKLEWGFDRFIHTATFCDPSNGYRVDDTCVLGAEVVAARPERVTGKGEFFSVTKEAPPSKFTWKIGKFSKRRETFIQSNIFCVGDHEWRIELYPVGTSYGQKNHVSLYLSLANHIAIKGRIYADVTLRILDQMKDRHIIAKDNFWFDESIARHGWSRFVPLYHLNRSKDFLLFKDVCFVEAEVRVLGVANAL, encoded by the exons atGAAGCTTGAATGGGGCTTTGATCGATTTATTCATACTGCTACATTTTGTGATCCCAGCAATGGTTATCGTGTGGATGACACTTGTGTTTTAGGAGCAGAGGTTGTTGCTGCCCGACCTGAAAGAGTAACTGGAAAAGGCGAGTTCTTTTCAGTAACAAAGGAAGCTCCTCCTTCCAAATTTACATGGAAAATTGGAAAATTTTCCAAGAGAAGAGAAACATTTATTCAATCCAATATATTCTGTGTTGGGGATCATGAATG GAGGATAGAGCTCTATCCTGTGGGAACAAGCTACGGACAGAAGAACCATGTTTCTCTATATTTGTCTTTGGCAAATCACATTGCCATTAAGGGTAGAATATATGCAGATGTCACGCTTCGTATCCTGGATCAAATGAAGGACAGGCACATTATTGCAAAAG ATAATTTCTGGTTCGATGAGTCAATTGCCAGACATGGGTGGTCAAGATTCGTACCACTTTATCATTTGAACAGGTCAAAAGATTTCCTTTTGTTTAAGGATGTTTGCTTTGTGGAAGCAGAGGTCAGAGTGCTTGGAGTTGCTAACGCACTCTGA
- the LOC136220143 gene encoding uncharacterized protein: protein MGDVPEADKSLPRNYEVTIQNFSTIKNTVEIYKSAVFEAGGYKWKLVVHPNGNRSKKVKDHLSFYLALAERVELGWEIDATFRLYLKKTSEQFPGLDFGTQQRCFHPLKLEHGFDEFIDFDKLNVGDSCIFGAKILSATKAKTKGRAECLSMLAEAPVITHTWKILNFSTKLNQECLSSEIFRDGNIEWKIQLYPRRNDCKGTDLSIYLALANPSVFVYSCRIYAKVILSIEDQSNSKGRHATLEGNFWFSGSNPEQGWFTVKFDMLKKWFPVMDILFGESDVFLVQAKVAVLGTADAIVP from the exons ATGGGTGATGTTCCTGAAGCTG ATAAATCATTGCCGCGCAATTATGAAGTGACAATACAAAACTTTTCAACGATAAAAAACACAGTTGAGATATACAAATCAGCAGTTTTTGAAGCTGGAGGCTACAAATG GAAATTGGTTGTTCATCCAAATGGAAACAGAAGCAAGAAGGTGAAAGATCATCTCTCTTTCTACTTGGCATTGGCAGAAAGAGTAGAGCTTGGCTGGGAAATCGATGCCACTTTCCGCTTATATTTGAAAAAAACTTCTGAACAGTTTCCAG GTTTAGATTTTGGGACACAGCAAAGATGCTTTCACCCATTGAAGCTTGAACATGGGTTTGATGAGTTCATAGATTTTGATAAACTGAATGTGGGAGATTCTTGTATATTTGGAGCAAAGATTCTGTCTGCAACCAAAGCAAAGACAAAAGGCAGAGCAGAGTGCTTATCCATGTTAGCTGAAGCTCCTGTTATTACTCACACATGGAAGATTCTCAATTTCTCTACCAAATTGAACCAAGAATGTCTCAGCTCTGAAATATTCAGAGATGGAAACATAGAATG GAAGATTCAGCTCTATCCAAGGAGAAATGACTGCAAAGGAACAGACTTGTCTATATATTTGGCATTGGCAAATCCCAGTGTCTTTGTTTACAGCTGCAGAATATATGCAAAAGTTATATTAAGCATTGAAGATCAATCAAATTCAAAGGGCAGGCATGCTACTCTTGAAG GTAATTTCTGGTTCAGTGGTTCAAACCCAGAACAAGGATGGTTTACAGTTAAATTTGATATGTTGAAAAAGTGGTTTCCAGTTATGGACATTTTGTTTGGAGAATCTGATGTTTTCCTTGTACAAGCTAAGGTTGCAGTGCTTGGAACTGCTGATGCTATTGTcccatga